One Rhinolophus ferrumequinum isolate MPI-CBG mRhiFer1 chromosome 10, mRhiFer1_v1.p, whole genome shotgun sequence genomic window, tttgaaaagatattaaaGGTAGTGAAAGTGGCCTCTTACTTTCATGAAGATTGTATGTTTTATATCCCATGATATATCCAAGATGACAAGTTAGTTCCAAGTATAAACTGTTGTTTCTTTGTATCCATTTTTATACAAAGCAGCTTTGGGCATAAAGTACAatactatgcttttttttttttttaacttttttctgtgtttatttcataCCTTTTTTGCACAATAATTCATTCAGACTTGaccaaaaaatgttaacattcttTGAACTTTCATCTCTTCACCTGTTTCCCAGTAATAGCCTAATTACCACATCTTTTGATTtgtagaaatatataatattaataattgataataaagaggaaaatattccAAAGACtgaataactttaaaaacaaaacatttcactttcttgcaagcaaaaattatattatggATTAACTCCTAACCTTGCATAAACCACATAAAATACACTGAAAGTGGtaacatattttcttctaatgaaCTCATAGAAAGCGAGTTCTGGTTGCTTACCTGCAAACAATCTTCCATATGTTCCGAGGGGAGAGAGCAGTTTCCTAATGGCAAAGCAAGGGACAGATGAACAAAAAATTACTCCCTGTTTTTCTGTGAGATTCCATAGCTATTTTGATTAGCTCATGGCCTGGGACAAAAACCGGAAAGTCTACTTTCTAACCTTCTAACCTCCACATCTTTCAGTCACATTAAATGTAGTTTCTTTTGTGTGACATGTAATTCCTCAAAGCTCTCATGTTCCCTGCAGGACTAATGGAACAATCCACAATTGTTTACTCCTTTTGCTATCAAATGATGTTCAAGTGAAGGTCAAAGCTGCATTTTAAAGAATCTACAAATTCCAATGTAAAAGCATgctttaaagctttaaaaacatttttgtttttttaaactgttaaacATAGTCTGGAAATGAGTAACTTCTTGAAGCCAAGTATTTTGACAAGGAGAGACAGAAACTGGACTACGGGGCGGAGGGAGGAATACACAACAGGCTGAGATATGTGTGGCCCAGAAGCATCTCAAACCTTGTCCATGGAGATGAAATTGCAGAAACCAGAACGCAACTACAACTCTGAATAAGACATTGCTAAGTACCTTTTGTACAAATTGTATCAAATATCCAGAATCACTGTACTATTGCATTGCAGTGATATGTTGTACTCATTTCCAATTGGGCACTCTTCAGAGGGGTTCAAAAATTAGATTTCTACTTTAAAAACCACTCATTTGCTTCAGTAGCTTTGGTTTGGGAAgcagaattcttatttttataagtgCCCCAGGTAATTTTCTAAGATGTTTGGAAAACATTGATATAAGCATCTGAAATAAATGGAAGTTTTGCCTACATGAAGACATTCAACCTGAATTAAATAGAGCTGTTTTAAAAACTGTACTacttttaactcatttaaattgGCCCATATGCTTTAGTGAAAGGAAAATTTGGTATTgcttgttaaaaaacaacaagttattttaggaatattagagggactaagaaataaagataatttttaagtaGATGTGAAGTAATCACATAGGTTGACTAAATTCACaagatgtttgaaaaataatatttcatcgttattttaaaaatgagagttgtattatttacttaatgttttcatcagttgaTAAAATTGatagaaattgttttaaagaaatggggcctgagaaatttaaatatgtctttaattttcctaaaatcttttgcttttaatacatttatatacatttatttaaaaaaatccaaaccatatagtaaagtacaaaaagaagtaaaaactatTCAAGATCTTACAATCTTAACATTTTGGTAAACATCCTCTACAAAAACAGATACATGACAAATGGATTCATACTATTTCAgaacctgttttttaaaaatacagtataaaattatatttttcagtgtctCTAAAGTTTTCTCTACATCAAAAGTTGTAATCTCTAAAGAAAGTTTTCTCTACATCAAAAAATTGTAACTCTGCAGTATTTCATTCTATACATGTACCAAAATTTACTCtgtacctcagcttcctcagctataaaactgtataaaaatactATTATAGTACATGTAAagtacaacagtgcctggcatataatgaacattaaatgttaactgttattattatatattctgttttccagtttattattattaaaagcaaCATTGTGATAAACATCGTGTACTTAGAATTTTTTCCATTCTAGgtcaaaatgtgtatttttcataaattcttaaagaaatagcCTAACTCTGTGACCgttatttcagttttctgtaaaacagATCATGATGTAAAGTGCTTAAAGTGAATCATAATTACCACAAAGTTCAGTCTTTATGATTTAATGATCAGTCAATAAGAGATCTATAAAATTATGCCTCCAGTTACATATAAGCAATATTTTCATGAagcttgaaaataatattttagttcGTTTTGTAAATAAAGGAGTTTATATTGCTCTGACTGCATTTCTAGCTTAACAGAAAGATTTCtgtatgttattaaaataatttgatgttttaaGATGCTTCCAATCCTAAATGTCGTTATCATGTTGGGGACAAATAACTTACAGGATCAGTGCCTAGTATTGTCAAACTAACATCCCAGATTCTGTGTCCAAGCTGATCTGGTAATATTATTGTGTGTGAATTGCCTTTCTAATGCACATCATTCTttgagtgtgattttttttttttggggggggtctgtttttaaaaggcaaaataccAGTCTGAGGCATATCTATGATTGCCTCATAGATATGGTTGGGAAACAAGCATCCATTGGTGAAAGATTCTAAAGAGACTGTTTTTCTGGGCTGACCCACTGAATCTCGCATTGTCACTGATGGTCCAAATCTCTGATACAGGGGGCCCCTTCCAGCACAAGTTCCCCAGCTAAATGCCTAATACTGGACATGTCACTTTACCTTCCCAAAGAGGTTGCTAAGTTCATGGTCACTCACCCAGAGAAGCTTAGAATGTCTCAAACTGTACCCTCATTGAGAACAAGTGTGAGAGGTCCATGTGAGAATGGGGTTTTATCAGTAATGATTTAAAGGCCAGGTGAAACGAGGTCGAGGTGAAAAACTAGAAGCTTTTCAGAGTCTAAGCACACTGAAAGAGGCAAGTCATAgattcatctttatttctttcattttcccaggGAGGCTAGAATCTAGTAGAATTTTCCCCATGTCTTTCAAGTTCTAGTTTTATATTCATGGTGTAAAGAAAAAACTGGATGACATCACCTCACTATGAAGCAGCTAAGTTACACAGAAAGAAGCACAAATGTAACCAAACAATGTGTTGAAAAGATATCTTGTTTTACAGATACGACGTTCTTCTttggtttttaacctttgccctttggtaacataaaattttaatcacTATTGGAGAAGGTCTCTTCCGTTTTAAATAAGGGAAATGTATTTATGATGAAGGTATTATTTAACAACTTGTCATTCAAGAAGAAAGCTGAAGgttgtaataagaaaaataaagtctaaactcATATTATCTCCAAGTTGAAGACATTTATAGTTGGTTCTCACATCTTGGTCTGGGAAAGTTTTCAAGGGTTTTTTATACGGTAAGAGTAAACACACCCTCTGCTCTCTCCCAATCCTATCCCTCCTTCTACTCAAAGGTACCCTAATAATACCCCCTGCCCCTCAGGATTAATTCATAGCTCATGAGCAACACAAGATCCTTTGTATTATTTGGGGTGAGCTCTCTTTTTGCAATGTTTGGTGACAGAAGATGGAGAAGAAGCTCTCCTTAAGTAGTCCTCAGACTGAGGGAGGCGGGGTTAGAGAAAGGAAGGGTAAGAGGGTTGCAAGAAAAGCCACCTCCATAGGCAAAAATGAGCAGAAGGGGTCTGACCTTATGTCCAAAGCTAACATTCCGTAATGGCTCGCCCAACCACGTTGAAATAGGGAAAGCAATGACGTTTCCATAggttaggaaatattttaaaagaaggccCACGATCTAACTTTATTTAGTCGACTTGTGCTTTCTTTTAATCGCATAAAAAGGATAACAGGCCCCAGCAGCAAACACAGGCTTCTCTGCTTCCAAACCGCTTTCCCCCGTGCACCCCTTGCGCTGAGTCCTGCAGAACCTGCTGCCGTCCGGCTGGACTTTCTTTCTGCAAGATGGCTCCTACACAATGACCATGCCGAAGACTAAGCTCTAAGTGCCACCTACATGTCCAGAGACGGCCAGTGAGCCTTAACCCCTTGGGACACGAAGAGGGACTGGGCCAGATGGGCGATCCCAGATGTGATGTCTTTTTGACTCCCTGGACCCCAGACTGCCTTCATCCCTTTCCCCCACTCCCgttccttttgcctttttcttcctctcttgtaaAGCAGCGTGGAAGAAAAAGCAGACTGGCTTCCTCTCGTCTCCTGTCCCTCGCGAGCATCGCTGCAGACCCGGGCAGGCTGCAGAGGCGTTGCGCCCGGCGTGCGGGGGAGGCTGCGGGGCCGCACCTTCCCGCCTCCCGCGCGGTCCCCGCCGGGGCACCAGAGGCCCGCAGCCTTCCAGCCCTTCCCGAAAGCCGGATCCCGTCCGCAGGTCTGGCGGGCGGCAGGGGTCCTGCGGGCGGAAGTGCGAAGCGCGCCGTGGGAGGAGGCtgcaggctgggggctgggatcCCCTCCCGCCTGACGCGGCCTTGGACAACCCGCGCAGGGACGGCGGCCGCCTGCCCACTCCCGGCGCGCGCCAGCCGGCCCTTTTTTGGCTCTGAACCGGACCAGAAAGGCAGGGCCGCCGCGCTGGGGGAGCGAGGCTGAGCTGCCGCACCCGGGACCAAGAGAAGGGACTGCTTCGCGGGGCGCTGCCGCGACCCACACAGGCTGGGCGAGCGCGGCAGGGAGCGGGCGGCCCTTCGCCGGCCTCCTCCTCCGGGCGCCATCCCCCGGCGCGCCCAACTCGGAACCCGGCAAGCGCGGGGGCGGGGAAGCGATCGCGCAGAACTGGCGGGCAGCCCCGCGGCCCCTGGTCCCCCAGCCATGTCGGCGGAGGAGATGGTGCAGATCCGCCTGGAGGACCGCTGCTACCCGGTGAGCAAGAGGAAGCTCATCGAGCAGAGCGACTACTTCCGCGCCCTCTACCGCTCCGGCATGCGCGAGGCCCTGAGCCAGGAGGCCGGCGGCCCCGAAGTGCAGCAGCTGCGCGGCCTCAGCGCCCCGGGCCTGCGCCTGGTGCTGGACTTCATCAACGCCGGCGGAGCCCGCGAAGGCTGGCTCCTGGGCCCGCGGGGAGAGAAGGGTGGGGGGGCGGCGGAGGACGAGGAGATGGACGAGGTGAGCCTGCTGTCCGAGCTGGTGGAAGCGGCCTCCTTCCTGCAAGTGACGtccctgctgcagctgctgctgtcCCAGGTGCGGCTGACCAACTGCCTGGAGTTATACCGCCTGGCGCAGGTGTACGGGCTGCCCGACCTGCAGGAGGCCTGCCTGCGCTTCATGGTCATCCACTTCCACGAGGTGCTGTGCAAGCCTCAGTTCCACCTCCTGGGGTCTCCTGCTCAGGCCTCAGGGGATGTCAGCCTGAAGCAGAGGCTGAGAGAGGGCCGGATGACTGGGACTCCTGTCCTCGTGGCCCTGGGGGATTTTTTGGGGGGGCCTTTGGCTCCTCACCCCTACCAGGGGGAGCCCCCCTCCATGCTCAGGTACGAGGAGATGACTGAACGTTGGTTCCCGCTGGCCAACAACCTTCCTCCTGACCTGGTTAATGTCAGGGGTTACGGGTCTGCCATCCTGGACAACTACCTCTTCATAGTGGGCGGGTACAGGATCACTAGCCAGGAGATCTCCGCTGCACATTCCTACAATCCCAGCACCAACGAGTGGCTCCAGGTGGCCTCCATGAACCAGAAGAGGTAAGCACCCAGCGAGCGCTGctgctttctcattcattcacttgttcattaGTTCATTCCCTTAATGTTTACTGAGCAGTCACAGGAGGTTGTGCTGAGGTGGGAATGACATCTTCAGGAGTGTGGCTGGCCTTGACTCTGGCAAAGTTCCCAATGAATAAGAACTTTCAAGGATGAAGAGGCCCCAGTGAAGTCAACTAGCTGAGTAGTTTCCTTGCAGGTATTGTGTCTTTAGGCAAACTGCTTTCTTTGCCCCTGTCCCAGTGGAAAAAAACATTGTGGTTTTCCAGAAggatacttaaaaataaaattgttttttaattttgcttttattttttattttttttttattttttaggatcTGATAATGATGACACATTGACAGCAACCTGTAACACTGACCTTgggggatttttgttgttgttaatgacTTTGAAGTCTTCCACACTAGGGCACCAATCTATGATCAGGAGATAATCATTAGATTAGAATTGTATTAACATTAGCTGTGTAGGAttgcctttcttattttttatcctCTCTTTCTCATCTCACTTCCTTCCTAGGCATTGTTATTGACCCAAAGTTTCAGCCTGGAACTGGTCACCTACACTGttagaatatttccatccatCCCAaccttctcctttcccatcttGCAAATCCCTCCAGACATGAACTTGGGTGACatgaaaaaaagatgagaaaaggagGAGATTGGGGGAGAGTTAGATAAAGGAATCAGGAAAGGAATAGGAAAATAAGAGCAAAGAGCAAATACAGGAAGGGGTGGTATGAAACAAAGATGGTCGGGCACAAGATGGCCCAGAGCCATTCAGAAGTGGGGAGAAGAATCAGTGTAACTCAAGAAAGAACAAGAATACCCTTTCTTCTGATCCACCTGTATCCATCTCCAGTCCCACTATGTGTCTTGCCCTGAAGTGTGGAGCAAGGAGTCGAGGGACTCACCGCCTGTCAAAGAAATTCTTAATAGGAATGGGGAGGCCATTACATATATTTACTTGACTCTAGGGTGCCCCCAGACCAGGGGGAATACTGGCTTTATTTCTACtataatataacatttattttggaaagcattccttttttctgatgattaaaaatagtatatagatattctagaaaaatggaaaaatggaaaagaataaagaaacacaaaggCTATCACTGCTACTGCCTCCTTCTGAGAGGGAATAACCATCTACAAGTTGGCATATTTTCTTCCAACCCCTTTTTAGTGCATTATTTACACTGTTGAGATGataccatatttaaaatttgttattagaagtgttgttttaaaagaaattctaggAGCTTTAATTGAAGCAACACAGGAACACTCAGTGGTGCTCAGATTAGGGGTGGAAGGCCCCTCTGGTTGTCTGTCACTTCTACACGTGTCTCTAATTGTATCAATTGGTGCAACCTCCAGCTCCATAGCTCTAACACAACACCTcataaattcttgttttttcttcacAAATCGTTGGTAGTCTTTTTTTTGCCCCTTTTTTCTTTGGGCAAAAAAAAAGTATTCGAATGATGCAGGAATATATGCTTAGAAAAATTGCAAATGACACGAAAAACTATAGACTAAAAAATATGTCTATCTATAGACatacttatatattataaatttataaatacatatttatatttataaactaaatgtatagtcatataaatataagtatattgATAGTGTTTAAcggaaaatgtatatatgtatgcatgtacatgTGGGGGTGcatacttatacatatatttactcaAATTGATTAGGTTAGCTGATTATTACGGCACTTGATATTTCTACTTAACAGTATACTGTATCTGACAGTTTTTTCTATATCAACAAATGTCGATTCACTTCACTCTTATTAatggctgtgtagtattccaGCCTATGGAAGTACGTAATGTAATTAGCGCTTCCCTTATTTATGAGCAGTTAGATTGCTTCCATTTGCCATTACAAACATTGCTATAGTGGACATTTTGGTATATGTGTACATATCTTGCTAGGCATCTTAAAGTTAGTTCTATATGGCAAATTCCTAGAATCCCTGGAGAGGTGGGGCAGtgtctgtacatttaaaattttggtagcTCCTGCCAAATTGCCCATCAAAAAAATTgttcttatttcctcttctatCAAACACTGTCTAATCAACAGAGTTTGAACTTGCCAGTTCCCTAGACTCTTGCCAagatattatcatcattttttatttttaccagcCTACGGGGCAAAAACACTGGGGTGAATGTCTCTGACTGAGAGATTGTTCTTTTCATATTATTACCAGCCATTTGTATAGTTTTGTAAATGgcctttactaatttttaaaaaattgactcatttttttcatatttattttagaagttatatttatgtatgtagaTATTAATCTCTTGTCTATTAAGTAATAT contains:
- the KLHL42 gene encoding kelch-like protein 42; its protein translation is MSAEEMVQIRLEDRCYPVSKRKLIEQSDYFRALYRSGMREALSQEAGGPEVQQLRGLSAPGLRLVLDFINAGGAREGWLLGPRGEKGGGAAEDEEMDEVSLLSELVEAASFLQVTSLLQLLLSQVRLTNCLELYRLAQVYGLPDLQEACLRFMVIHFHEVLCKPQFHLLGSPAQASGDVSLKQRLREGRMTGTPVLVALGDFLGGPLAPHPYQGEPPSMLRYEEMTERWFPLANNLPPDLVNVRGYGSAILDNYLFIVGGYRITSQEISAAHSYNPSTNEWLQVASMNQKRSNFKLVAVNSKLYAIGGQAVSNVECYNPEQDAWNFVAPLPNPLAEFSACECKGKIYVIGGYTTRDRNMNILQYCPSSDIWTLFETCDVHIRKQQMVSVEETIYIVGGCLHELGPNRRSSQSEDMLTVQSYNTVTRQWLYLKENTSKSGLNLTCALHNDGIYIMSRDVTLSTSLEHRVFLKYNIFSDSWEAFRRFPAFGHNLLVSSLYLPNKAET